In the genome of Poecilia reticulata strain Guanapo linkage group LG16, Guppy_female_1.0+MT, whole genome shotgun sequence, one region contains:
- the trhra gene encoding thyrotropin-releasing hormone receptor, protein MENLTVDDMTLENDTSVPDNQTLGVWTDYSVEYKVVSVFLVSLICGVGIVGNVMVILVVLTTKHMRTPTNCYLVSLAAADLMVLTAAGLPNISDALCGQWVYGYAGCLGITYFQYLGINASSCSITAFTVERYIAICHPIKAQFLCTLSRAKKIIMLVWALTSVYCVMWLFLSDTKKLVYDNVALLTCAYKVSRSHYLPIYFTDFAVFYVLPLMLATVLYGLIARILFLNPLPSDPKGGSKKWKREASQGGRMVGSSSSSSTTAASRRQVTKMLAVVVILFALLWMPYRTLVVVNSFLGKPYLDTWFLLFCRLCIYLNSAINPVIYNAMSQKFRTAFKKLCHCGPQRMEKPASYSVALTYSVIKETSNGESPDHFTTEMDELHSPCDQCMPAGKIQYVVNASLAGREVNA, encoded by the exons ATGGAAAACCTCACGGTGGATGACATGACTCTGGAGAATGACACGTCGGTGCCGGACAACCAGACTCTGGGCGTTTGGACCGACTACTCAGTCGAATACAAAGTGGTCAGCGTGTTCCTGGTGTCCCTCATCTGCGGCGTGGGGATCGTGGGCAACGTCATGGTCATCCTGGTGGTCCTGACCACCAAGCACATGCGAACTCCCACCAACTGCTACCTGGTGAGCCTGGCGGCCGCCGACCTCATGGTGCTGACGGCCGCCGGGCTGCCCAACATCAGCGACGCCCTGTGCGGGCAGTGGGTGTACGGCTACGCGGGCTGCCTGGGGATCACCTACTTCCAGTACCTGGGGATAAACGCGTCCTCCTGCTCCATCACCGCCTTCACCGTGGAGCGCTACATCGCCATCTGCCACCCCATCAAAGCCCAGTTCCTGTGCACCTTGTCCCGGGCGAAGAAGATCATCATGCTGGTGTGGGCGCTCACCTCGGTCTACTGCGTCATGTGGCTGTTTCTGTCCGACACCAAAAAGTTGGTGTACGACAACGTGGCGCTGCTCACCTGCGCCTACAAGGTGTCCAGGAGCCACTACCTGCCCatctacttcacggatttcgccgTGTTTTACGTGCTGCCCCTCATGCTGGCCACGGTTCTGTACGGGCTGATCGCCAGGATCCTCTTCCTCAACCCGCTGCCGTCCGACCCGAAGGGCGGCAGCAAGAAGTGGAAGAGGGAGGCGAGCCAGGGCGGCAGGATGGtcggcagcagctcctccagcagcacCACGGCTGCCTCCCGCAGACAG GTGACGAAGATGCTCGCCGTGGTCGTCATCCTGTTCGCTCTGCTCTGGATGCCCTACCGGACCTTAGTGGTGGTCAACTCCTTCCTAGGCAAACCCTACCTGGACACCTGGTTCCTGCTCTTCTGCCGTCTCTGCATCTACCTAAACAGTGCCATTAATCCGGTCATCTACAACGCCATGTCGCAAAAGTTCCGCACCGCCTTCAAGAAGCTGTGCCACTGTGGCCCCCAGCGCATGGAGAAACCCGCGTCCTACAGCGTGGCTCTCACCTACAGCGTCATCAAGGAGACGTCCAACGGGGAAAGCCCAGACCACTTCACGACCGAAATGGACGAGCTGCACTCGCCGTGCGACCAGTGCATGCCTGCCGGAAAGATACAGTACGTGGTGAATGCCTCACTCGCTGGCAGAGAAGTGAATGCCTGA